GCGGACTCGTGTTGGCGATGGTTTTGTGTGCATCCCTACTGAGTGCGTGTGATTGTGACGGCGATTGTGATGCGGTCAGCGCAAACAGTGCGAGTGCCGTTAGTCCTGCGGTCACTACGCCTACACCTGTTGATCCTCCAGCAGTAGTCACACCTGTTACACCAGTAGCCCCACCAGCCGCTGCTAGGTGTGCTGATCCCCGTTTTTGCAAAATTGGCAGCACAGGTGCGGTGTTAGACGATTCTGCAACGTCATGGTCTTGCGTACAAGATAAGCTGCTTGGTACTTTCTGGGAAGTTAAAACGGATGATGCCGCTTTACGTGATAAAGATTGGACTTATGCAAAGACAGGAGCGGCTGGTACATGTGGCGGCACGTTAGCGGTATGCTCGCCTAGCACTTATGTAACGGCAGTGAATGCGGCGCCGACGCGTCCTTGTGGCACGACTCGGACTTGCCGCTTGCCTACGCATCCAGAATTGATTTATTTGAGTTTTCCTGATGCATTGTTGACACCTGTTGCAGCCGGAGTGCCGACCACTGCTGGTAAAGTGACAAGTACCACGACGGGTTATACGCCGCCTGCCGCCTTCTTCCCTGATATTGTGGCTGATGGTTTCTACTTTAACTCTGGTGATGCACGCCAAGTTGCTTACGGTGTTTCTATCCCCGCTGGCAGTAGCGTTGACGCGATTAGTTTATTAGGAATGGCTCCGGCGGTTGGCTTAGATCTCGCTGGTCATATTCGTTTGATTTGCGAATAATATGTTTTAAGTAAGGGCGAAGGGTGCTTCCCTTCGCCCTACAGATTGTTGCCGTGCTTACCACTTATCATAAAAATTATTGCGTATATATCAAAAAAACCTGCTTTTCTTCTGTGCTGTGCTATAAATATTATTGTTGCTTCTGAAAGGTAACGCATTAACTAATTATTTTATAGGGCAGGATAATGACTATGTTAACAACAGCACAATCCAACATGAATTTTTATAAAAAAAGTGGGCTTTTTTTGGCAGTCGCACTTTCCGCTTCTCTACTGACTGCTTGTGGCGGCGGTGGTGGCACGGCAGCAACTGCTGATACAACACCGATTACAACTACTCCAACAACACCAGTTGTAACTACTCCTGTTACGACTCCCCCTACAACGCCGATTACGACAACCCCCACAACGCCTGCAGCGAAAACATTTACTAAGCTAAATCTCACGGGTGCTGCTTACGTGGCAGATGGCGTTCAAACGATCGGTTGTGTTCAGGATTCTCAAACCAAGAAGTTCTGGGAAGTAAAAACCAATGCTGCTGATGTAACAAAATCTGATTTCCGTGATGTCGATTACGGTTATTTCTGGGGTGTTAATGTCGGCTCCACGGCTGGCACGCCTGCCATTTCCAATGCGACTGTAGCGACAAGTGCATGTTCGAGTGTGGGTTCCGCGTTGACCAAGTGTAATACAGACGCTTATGTCAAGGCTGTGAATGCGATGAATACTGGCAAAGGCTTGTGTAACAAAACAACTTGGCGCTTACCTACATCGGCTGAATTGTTAGGATTGCTGGATACTAGCAAGACCACTGCACCTTATATTTACAGTGATTTGGGCAGTACTGCATTCGATGGTAGCGATACCGATGGTCGTCCGTTTGTGTATGCGTATTGGTCTGCTACCGCAGTTGCTGGGGCGCCGTCGCAACGCGAAGCGGTAAGCTTCTCTAATAAATTGGCAAACGGTCAAATTAAAGCGCATAACATGGTTGATCAGATCAATGACCACATCCGTCTGATCGCTGATTAAGAGCGGGTAGGAAACCACTGAAGCGGCACATCGCGCTTCACCCACTCGTAGTGTGTGGCGGCCTTAGTGCCGCCACAACTGTTTTTGCCGCAGCCGCCACTGCTACACGTACCCGCTGCTTGTTCGCGAATTTTGCCTTTGCGTTGCCAATAGTGCAGAGCAAAACGCGCAGTATCCGCTGCAATGTCGAAATGGGTAGCAACTTCCGTCAAGTTGGCGCTACCGCGCTGTTGCAGGTAATCGCGAATTTCCCCTAATAGCATCTGGTTTGTTCCCCACTCGATAAAAAGCATACACCGCCGCCGCAAACGCGCCAAGCACCGCTGTTACCCACAACAATGATTGCGTGGGGTGTTGGCTGAAGGTTGCAGTTTGGTAAAACACCGTTGCCGCCCCGTAGCCCAAGCCGGTGCTCCAAGTGACACCCAATAATGCCCAACGCGCCCCAACTTCGCGGTACATCGCGCCCGTCGCTGCCACGCACGGAAAATACATGAGGATGAACAGCAAATAAGCAAACGCCCCGATTTTGCCATCAAAATGCTGATTCATCGCAATAAACGTGGCACTGCTGACTTCGGGTTCGGTATCAATCGTCCCAAAACCCAAGGGGTCGCCCACATTCGCCAGCGCCTCGGCGAGGTTGGTGGGAATGGTTGCGAAGGCATCTTGCAAACCCGCGCTGACACTGAAAACGGGCGCGGTTTCGGGCGCAAGTTCCGCGCCAGTATTCATCTGGCTGTACAACGCATCCAATGTGCCGACGACCACTTCTTTTGCCAGCAATCCACTAACAATGCCAACGGTGGCAGGCCAGTTATCTTGCTGAATGCCCATAGGTGCAAATACCGGCGTTATGGTTTTAGCCGCAGCACTCAACACCGACTTTTCGGTATTTTGGTTGCCGAAACTGCCGTCAGTACCCAAGTTGTTGACCACGTTAATCACCATGACCACCATGACAATCAGTTTGCCCGCGCCAACAATAAAGCCGCGTAACTTGTTCCAAGTATTGATCAAAATATTGCGTAAACCCGGTACTTGGTAGGTTGGCATTTCCATCACGAAATGATCAGCGCCGCCTTGCAGCAAGGTTTTGCGCATAATCAACCCGGTGAGAATCGCAAAGCCAATCCCGATTAAGTACAGCAGGAACACAATATTTTGCCCACCACTCTGGAAAAAGGCCGCCGCAAATAAGGCATAAACGGCTAAGCGTGCACCGCATGACATAAACGGTGCCATTAACACGGTGAGGATGCGTTCACGCGGGCTGTCCAAAGTACGGGTAGCCATGATCGCAGGGACATTGCAACCAAAGCCCACAATCAGTGGCACGAATGCTTTGCCGGATACGCCAAGTTTGCGCATAAACTGATCCATCACAAAGGCGGCGCGTGCCATGTAACCGGATTCTTCCAGCAAGGTCAAAAATAGATACAGTGCCGCAATAATTGGGATAAAGGTTGCCACCACTTGCAAGCCACCACCCAAGCCATCCGCCAGCAGGGTAATCAACCATTCGGGTGTGCTAATGCTGCTCAACAGATGCCGTACTCCATCGACTGCCAAGGTTTGCGCACTGAGGTCAAAGAAATCAATGAATGCGCCGCCAAGGTTGATACTGAACAGGAATAGCAGGTACATCATGACCAAAAAAATGGGAACGCCTGTCCAATGACCCAGCACCCAACGGTCGACTTTATCGGAAAGGGTGCGGCTGATTTTGCCGCGTTCTTGCGTCACGTCTTGTGCAATGCGGGTTGCCAGATCAAAGCGGGCATCTGCCAGCAAAAAATCGAGTTCCTCGTGCGTTTCCACTTCTACTTGTTGATGCAGAGGCGCAATTTCTGGCGCGGTCTGCTGGGTTTGCAAGGCTAACAGCGCGTCAACCCGCGACAGGCCTTGCGTTTGTAACTGTTGCAGCGCGTTTTCAACACTTGCATGGTAGGCAATGTCAAAATGCAGGGTGGAATAACTGGGAATGTAGTGGCAAATCGCGTGATGAACCGGGTGCAAATCCTTGTCTTGGCGCAGCGAAACCGGGATCACCGGACAACCCAGACGCTCGTGCAAGGCTTGCACGTCAATTTTTCTGCCGCGCCGTTCGGCCACATCCATCATATTGAGCAATACGATCATCGGCACGTTCAACTCGCGTAATTGCAGCGTGAGGTATAAGCCGCGCTCTAGCGTGCTGGCATCCACAATATTGATGTACAGGTAATCCGGGTGTTGCTGCACAAACTGCCGCGCGACCAGCTCATCCGCTGAGGTGTCGCTGTAATCGAGTGAATACGTGCCGGGGAGGTCAACGACATTTAAATCTTCGTTGAGCAAGCGGCATTGGCCTTCCTTGCGTTCAACAGTGACACCCGGCCAATTGCCGGTACGTTGGCGTGCGCCGGTGAGCAAATTGAATAGCGTGGTTTTGCCCGCGTTGGGGTTGCCGAGCAAGGCAACTTCACGATGCAGGGCGTTTCGGGGACACCGTTTTTCGTTGGCGTTACAACATTCCTGCGCCATGGCTTACTCCTGAACGTGAACCATAATGTGATCGGTAATAGTACGCCCAAGGCTGATGCGATTGTTACCATTACCCAAAACAATATCGCCATTGCGGTTGCGCAATATGTCGATGCGTGAACCTTTGCCGATACCCATGCCTAATAAGCGGATACGCGTGGCATTGTCGGTTTGAATGACGTAAATATGGGCGGAACTGCTTTCCGTCAAGGTCGAGAGAGGTCGGGCATCGGCTAAGCTCATGCGCTGGCTACCTGCATCTGAAAATGATTCTCAATTTTATATCACATTTTCTTAATATTCAAGTTGCGTTGAACATTTTAAATAATCATCGGTCATAATCGGTGATACAGGCATTGATACGCTGGTATCAAGTCGTGGACTCCTCCGACAATCTTCCTCCCCGAACATTAGGCGGGGAGGTGTTTTTCCGCCACAGCTTATGAGGGCTACTGTGAAAATAATTCATTACTGTGTGTCAGCGTTGCTCTTGTTCGCCTTAGCGGGATGTGAGCGGCTGGAACAAGACATGCTATCCGCACCCGATGATACCTCGATTGACCGTTACGGCTTGGATACCGTGAAGCTAGGCGAAAAACGCCCAGAGGCAGCCAAGCAATTGCAGGCGTTGCTCGATCAGCCGATGCAATGCAAACCCGGCAAAACCGGCCTAGGCGACAAACGCAAAGCCTACCGCTTGGAAGAATGCACCGCCACGCCAACCAATGGCACTGTCGGCAAATTATGGAATGAGCCACTCGGTTTCTTCAAAGCCGTGTTTGTGGAAGACCAATTGTGCAGTTTGGAATTGCAACTGAATACGAGCGGCGATTACGAAGCCTTGTACGACGCGCACGGCAAAAAAATTCTGAATCTGTTTGGCAAGCCCGATGAGGCCAAATCCACGGGAGTATTGTGGCAGCGTGAGACCGACGAAGCCACGCTCAAAGATTTAGGTGATGGCAAAGTCAGGCTGGAAATTCGCAATAAGCAAGTCATGCAAGCCTTGCATCACCAAGGATAAGGAAGGGCAAAGGGGGCAGGCGGGGCATAATGTTGGTATGATACTGGCGTCATGGATTCACCAGTGTTGTTATGCCCCGCATTATTTTATTCAACAAACCGTTTGACGTACTCTGCCAATTTACCGATCAGGAAGGCAGGGCGACACTCGCCGACTACATTCCCGTGCCGGATGTTTACACCGCCGGGCGTCTTGATCGCGATAGCGAAGGCTTGCTGCTGCTAACCGATGATGGCAGTTTGCAACACCGCATTGCCGACCCCAAACACAAAACCAGCAAAACCTATTGGGTGCAAGTCGAAGGTGTGCCGACCGATGCCGCTTTGCAGCCCTTGCGCCAAGGCATTCGCTTGAAAGATGGCATGACACGCCCGGCAGACGTGCGCGTCATGGCTGAGCCGCCCGGTTTGTGGGCGCGTGTACCACCGATTCGGGTGCGCCAAAGCATTCCTGATACGTGGTTGGAAATCACCATCAGTGAAGGGCGTAACCGGCAAGTACGACGCATGACCGCCGCGATTGGCTTTCCTACCTTGCGCTTGATTCGGTATCGGATTGGGCAATGGACATTGGATGGCCTGGGCAGCGGGGAATGGCGGGAAATACGGTAAAAGGGTGTTGAGGTAGAGACGCAAGATTTTGCGTCTCTACGGGTGTTTTACTTGCAAGCCACGTCTTTGGTGCTGGTATCTTCAAAATGCAGACGGCACACGCCCGGCGCAATCACTTCGTTTTGCACAATCACTTGGACAGTGCTTTTGGTGGTTGGAGCCGAGGCCAATTGATCAGAGCTGGCAACCGCCGCAAAAACGGTCAGTGATAAAGTAAGTGTAACGGCAAATTTAAACATTTTCTTCGCTCCTATTCTATTAGCTGGTCGGGTCATCTGGTCTTAATCGTTTGCGTCTAGCGCATGAGGGGTATTATGCGCAAACGCTGGCGTGACCTCTGTGATAGCTAACACGTTTTTAGGTACATAGTGCGGAAGTTGATGCTTTAAAAATTAGCTGTTGATCAATGTGGGTGAGTCGGTTCGCGCGAAGTTTCACCCTTCAGCACAAACTGGCGGTACAGCAACGGCAACAAAATCAGCGTCAAAATCGTCGCGCTAAGCAACCCGCCGATCACCACCGTTGCCAGCGGCTTCTGAATTTCCGAGCCGGGGCCGGTGGCAAACAACAACGGTACTAAACCCCATGCCGCAATACTGGCGGTCATTAACACTGGGCGCAGGCGACGCAATGCCCCTTCGCGTACCACCGCCGTGCCTCGGTAGCCTTGCTGATGCAATTGGTTGAAAAATGTCACCAATACCACGCCGTTGAGTACCGCAATCCCCAGCAGTGCAATGAAACCTACCGACGCGGGTACGGATAAATACTGCCCAGAAATCCCCAGACTAAAAATGCCACCAATCAACGCCAACGGCACATTCGCCATCACCAGAACGGTTTGGCGCACATCCCGAAACGTCAAAAACAGCAGCAAGCCAATCATGGCAAGCGCAATCGGCACCACAATCAGCAAGCGTTGCGCCGCCCGTTGCTGGTTCTCGAATTGCCCGCCCCACGTAATGCTGTAGCCGGTCGGCAAGGTCACGTTAGCGGCGACGGCAGCTTGGGCTTCTTCCACAAAACTCACCAAATCGCGCCCCGCTACATTGCTTTGTGCCACCACGAAACGGCCGGCATTTTCGCGTTTAATCGCCAAGGGACCTTCGGTGCGGACGAGTTTTGCCACCTGATCAAGGCTGATAATGCGTCCGTCGGGCAGTGTTAGGCGGATTTGCTGCAAGGCTTGGGGCGCTTGGCGCAATTCGGCAGAACCGCGTAATTGCAGCGGAATGCGTCGCCCTTCTTGCTGGATAATGCCAATGATTTCACCTTCGAGCTGGGTGCGTAATAGGCTGGCAATGTCGTCTACCGATAGCCCAAAGCGTCCGGCGGCTTGGCGGTCAATTTCGGCGCGTAGGTATTGCACGCCCGCGTTTTTCTGGGTGTAAACGTCGGATGCACCGGGGATTTTCTCCAAAATCGTCACGATTTGCTGTGCCAGATCGCCCAACACTGCCAGATCCGTGCCGAAAATTTTGATGGCGACATCGCCACGACTACCCGTCAGCATTTCGGAGACGCGCATATCAATCGGTTGGGTGAAGTTGTAACCCACGCCGGGGAATTTTTCTAACACTTGACGGATTTCTTCTTGCAGCCATTCTTTATCCGGCGTTCGCCAGGTTTCGCGGGGCTTTAACACCAGAAAGCTGTCGGTTTCATTCAGGCTCATCGGGTCAAGACCGAGTTCGTCCGAGCCGACCCGTGCGACGATGCGCTCAATTTCTGGGATGCTATCCAGCAAGGCTTGTTGCACCCGCAAGTCGGTTGCGACGCTTTGATCCAGACTGATTGAAGGCAGTTTTTCCAATTGCACCAGCAAGTCGCCTTCATCCATCGTCGGCATAAAGGTTTTACCAATCAAGGGGTAAGTAGCGCCTGCGCCTAACATCACCGCGATGGTGAGGATATAAACCAAGCTAGGGCGTTTCAACGCGGCATCTAACACCGGCAAGTACACGCGGCGCGACACGCGCAATAGCCACGGATCATTGTGTGCCGCTTGCTTGAGCAACCACGACGCCAGTACCGGAATCACCGTCAATGCCAACAGCAAGGAGATGGACAGTGCAAACACAATGGTCAGCGCGACCGGCGAGAACAGCTTGCCTTCCAACCCTTCCAGCGTCAGCAGTGGCAGGAATACCAAGGCAATAATGACGATGCCGATGCTGACGGGGGAGGACACTTCTTGCACTGCCCACAAGACTTTTTGCCGCTGCGGGGTTTTGGCGTTTTCATCGTCATGTGCCAAATGTGCCACGATATTTTCAACAATCACCACCGCCGCATCCACCAGCAAGCCGATGGCAATGGCTAAACCGCCCAAACTCATCAAGTTGGCGGATAAACCAAATTGGCGCATCAAAATGAACGTGCCTAACACCGATAGCGGCAAAATCAATGCCACCACGAACGCCGCCCGCAAATTGCCCAAGAACGCGAACAAAATAATGCCGACCAACACAAACGCTTCCAGCAAGGCTTTACTGACGGTGTGAATCGCTTTATCGACGAGGGTGGAACGGTCGTAAAACGGCTCAATGGTGACACCGGGCGGCAAGGTTTGGCTGATTTCAGCGAGTTTGGTTTTGATATTGGTGGTGAGTTGCCCCGCATTTGCGCCGCGCAAGCTCAGTACCAAGCCTTCGACCGCTTCGCCCTTGCCGTTTTGGGTGACTGCGCCGTAACGGGTGAGTTCGCCGAGGGTGACTTGCGCGACTTGCCCGACGGTGACGGGTACGCCGTCCACGCTTTTGATGACAATGTGGCGCAAGTCGTCTAGCCCGTTGATGCCGCTTTCGATACGCACCACCCAAGTTTCTTCGCCTTCATTGACGCGCCCCGCGCCATCGTTGCGGATATTGGTGTTCAGCGCGGTACGCAAATCGTCCAAGGTTAAGTGACGAGCGTTGAGGGCGGCTAAATCGGGGGTGATTTCAAAGGTGGTGGCACGTCCGCCAAGCGCGTTGACATCGGCAACACCGGGCAGGGCGCGAAGTTGGGGGCGAATCGTCCAGTCCAGCAAGGTGCGTTTGTCTTGCAGCGGCAAATCGCCTTCCACGGTGAACATGAAAATTTCGGAGAGCGGGGTGGAAATCGGGGCTAAACCGCCAGTCACATTGTCAGGCAAATCGTTTTTGACGTTGGCAAAGCGTTCCGCGACTTGGCTACGCGCCCAGTAAATGTCCGTGCCTTCGGCAAAGTCGAGGGTGATGTCGGTGAGGGCGTATTTGGAGACACTGCGCAACACGACTTGGTTGGGTATCCCCAGCAATTCGGTTTCGACGGGTTGGGCGATTCGCGCTTCGACTTCTTCGGGGGTCATGCCGGGGGCTTTGAGGATCAGCTTGACTTGCGTGGTGGATACGTCGGGAAACGCATCAATCGGCAGTTCCTGAAAGGTGCGGACACCAAACACGGTGAGTAGCACGGTCAAACCGAGAATCAGCCAGCGTTGTGCGAGGGAAAATTCAGTGAGCCAGTTAAGCATGGGTTATTCCTCCGCCTCTTGCCACTTGGCTTTGAGGGCAGCAACGCCTTTGGTGGCAATGCGGCTGTCGGCTGGCAAGCCGCTGATGGTGGCTTGGGTGTCGTTTTGTTGCACAATTTTGACGGCGGTTGGGGTGAAACCCTCTGCACTTTCGGTGAACACATACGCTTGATCGCCCGACCATACCAAGCCGCTGGTGGGGATGCTGGCGGCGGCTTCCCCTGCATTGCTGCTGCTTTGCAAGGTGACTTTGACGGTTTGCCCCGGATGTAGGGTGGTGCTGTCTTCCTGCGTTATATCCGCTCGCACGATGACGTTTTGGGCATTATCCAAAGCGGGTTGCAAGGCGCGAACCGTGCCGCTGAGTTGGCTGTCGCGGATTGTGACGGTTTGCCCCGCTTGCACGTCTTTGGCTTGGGCGGGGGTGAGGGGGATTTCTAAACTGAGTTGACGCAAATTGCCGATTTTGACCAGCGCGGCGGGGGCTTCGACCCGTTGCCCCGGTTCGACCATGGTTTCCAGTATCCAGCCGCTGATGGGGGCGGTTAGGGTAATTTCGGCGCTGTCGCTGCCGGGTTTAACGCCGAGCAAGCGTAAGGTGGCAATCGCGGCTTCCTGATCGGCTTGCGCCAATTTGACGTCGTTTTGAGTCAGCAGCCAGGTGTTTTTGGCGATTAGCCCTTGATCTGCCAGCCGTTGGTCGCGGGCGGCATTGTCGGCGGCGAGTTGGTATTTGAGGCGGGCTTGCAGGTATTGGCGTTGTGCCTCCACCACGTCGGGGGAGGAAAGCGAGGCTACTTTGTCGCCCGCTTTGACGGTTTCACCGGCTTGATGCAGTAAGGTGGTGATGAGTCCATCGGCGGGTACGGCGACCACGCGCACACTGGAGGGCGGTAACATCACTTGCGCATTCACTTCCAGCGCGGTGTTGGCACTGGCGCTGACGGCGGTGAGTGGCGTGACCTCGATGCCGAGCGCACTGCGTTGTTCCGCTGGCACAGTTATGGTGGCGGCGGCGGTGGCAATGCTGGGCAGTAGCAAGGCTAGGCTCAATAGGCTGGGTCTTATTTTAGGGATCACGGGCATTCACTCTGGTTGGGTCGTAACCAGAGTATATTAGCTCATTCTAATCGTTGGCAGGCGGCAAAGGGTCAGTCGGGGGCGTTTTAGGGCATTTGCCCTACCGTTGATCAGTTGAGAAAGTCTTCAAAGAACCACGCGGCGAATTCGTGTCGCCCGTTCAGCCCCGATTTGCGGTAGAGGGCAATGGCTTGCTGGCGCACGGTTTTTTCTTTGGTATGGCGGATGCTGGCTATCTCATCAAAGCTCAAGCCTTTGAGCAACAGCAGGGCAACTTCTTTTTCAGTGGGGCTGAGTTCCCATTCGTGCAATTGTTCATGGATAACGGCGACATAGCCTTTGCCCGCTTGTTGCAGCTTGCTGTGCAGGTCAGAAATGCGGGCGTGCGAGTGGTGTAATTGACTGTGGAGTTGAGTGATTTCGCGTTGCTTGCGGTAGTTTTCCCACATTAAATACCCAACCCCGATAAACGAGATAATGACCACAACGGCATCCACAAGGTTATGCAGTAGCGGGCGGTCAGCATGATAAAGATCAAGACTGAAGCCATAAGTGTGCAAAATGGCAACGCTGAACAGCAATGCGATAAGAAAAATGTCTCGGGAACGGAACATCTGGCCTGTGCCTGTGCGGGTGTTTTAACGAACCATTGATTCTAGGGGATGACGCTTTGGATGCAAAGCAACTTGTTGGGCAAATGCCCTACACCGGCAGCATCTGTCAAATTTTGCATAGAAATGCGGCGTATGCCCACTGTACTGGTGGGTATTTAACATGAAATGGTGCAAGCGTTCGGTTTGAAGCAGTCACCACGGAAGGAATACGCCCTATGCCCCGCACCAATGAATTATTTTTCATCAATCTGCTGATCATTATCACCCTGCTGAATATTTACGATTTTTACAACGACTATGGCGAGTATCAGAACGGTGAGTACAGCATCGTTAATCTTGCTTTGGAAGCTTTCGTTATTCTGGCGTCAACGTTGGGGATTGCCTTCCTGATTCGCGTGATTCAACAGCGCGGACGGGAAGTGGATACCCTGCGTCAACAGTTGAAAACCACCCGCAAAGACCTGAGTGAAACCAACGATAAAATGCGTCAGGCCAGCCGCCAATACAGCGAGGTGATTCAAGAACAACTCACCACGTGGGATTTCACCCCCAGTGAGAAAGAAATCGCGCAGTTATTGCTCAAAGGATTGAGTTTTGACGAAATCGCGAGTGTGCGTGATTCCAAGGAAAAGACCGTGCGCCAGCAAGCCACTGCCATTTATCGCAAATCAGGCTTGAATGGACGGCACGAGTTTGCGGCATGGTTTTTTGAGGATTTTCTGCATTGAGACAAATGTACCTTAGCGATTTAGCCAAGGCCGGAGTCGGCCTTCTGCGAGGTTTGTCGGTTGGTGCTGGCGAGTTTTTCCTGCACGCTGAGCCGATGGATACTCATTTGGATTGAAATTAGGAGAGTCGTTATGCCCGATACGTTAAAACGTTACAAGCCCTTCCCGATTGCGTTGCATTGGTTGACTTTGCTGCTACTGATAGCGGTTTATGCTTGCATCGAACTGCGCGAGTTTTACCCCAAAGGCAGTGACCCGCGCAATGCGTTGAAAAGCTGGCATTTCATGCTGGGCTTGACTGTCTTTGGCTTGACTGGGCTGCGTCTGGTGGTTCGCTGGTTGAACCCACCACCACCCAATCAAGCCGTCGTTCCTGCTTGGCAACGGCTATTCGCCAGCACCACGCATATCGCTTTGTATGTTTTGTTGCTGGCAATGCCACTGTTGGGGTGGGCGATCCTCAGCGGGGAAGGCAAAGCGCTCATCTGGTTCGGCTTGGAATTGCCCGCACTGATTTCCCCTGACAAAGAGCTTGCCGGTTGGTTGGAAGACTTGCACAGCACAGTAGGAACCATGGGCTACTTTTTGATCGGTTTTCACGCCGTCGCTGGCTTGTACCATCACTACATTCAGCGTGATAACACCTTGCTGCGGATGTTGCCGCAGCAGGGATAACCCAACAACGACACATTAATTGGAGATAAATGCATGAAAATCAGCAGAAATGTTTCCCTAGCGCTAATGCTAGGGACTCTATTGGCAGCGTGTGGTGGCGGTGGAACGACCACTACCAGCGATGCCAACATCAATACGGATACTACCAGCACAGGCAGCGCCAGCAGTGGCACTAACACTGGCAGCACTGTTACTACCGTCACCACGCCCGCCGCGACTGGCACGGCACCCGCTATCAATGCACCCGATGGAGCGCGGTTGTTGGCGTCACAATGTTTTCAATGCCATGGCATGAATGGCGTTTCTGCCACCGGCATTGAGAGCATTGCAGGCGATAGCGCCGCAGATTTGATCGAAGAAATGCTTGAAATGAAATACAGCACCAAGATCGACATTATGCATTATCAAGCAAAAGGCTACAGCGAAGCTGAAATCCGCTCAA
The DNA window shown above is from Candidatus Thiothrix sulfatifontis and carries:
- a CDS encoding LuxR C-terminal-related transcriptional regulator, giving the protein MFRSRDIFLIALLFSVAILHTYGFSLDLYHADRPLLHNLVDAVVVIISFIGVGYLMWENYRKQREITQLHSQLHHSHARISDLHSKLQQAGKGYVAVIHEQLHEWELSPTEKEVALLLLKGLSFDEIASIRHTKEKTVRQQAIALYRKSGLNGRHEFAAWFFEDFLN
- a CDS encoding cytochrome b, which translates into the protein MPDTLKRYKPFPIALHWLTLLLLIAVYACIELREFYPKGSDPRNALKSWHFMLGLTVFGLTGLRLVVRWLNPPPPNQAVVPAWQRLFASTTHIALYVLLLAMPLLGWAILSGEGKALIWFGLELPALISPDKELAGWLEDLHSTVGTMGYFLIGFHAVAGLYHHYIQRDNTLLRMLPQQG
- a CDS encoding c-type cytochrome, which gives rise to MKISRNVSLALMLGTLLAACGGGGTTTTSDANINTDTTSTGSASSGTNTGSTVTTVTTPAATGTAPAINAPDGARLLASQCFQCHGMNGVSATGIESIAGDSAADLIEEMLEMKYSTKIDIMHYQAKGYSEAEIRSMAQYLSALPKDPNGGND
- a CDS encoding efflux RND transporter periplasmic adaptor subunit, producing the protein MLLPSIATAAATITVPAEQRSALGIEVTPLTAVSASANTALEVNAQVMLPPSSVRVVAVPADGLITTLLHQAGETVKAGDKVASLSSPDVVEAQRQYLQARLKYQLAADNAARDQRLADQGLIAKNTWLLTQNDVKLAQADQEAAIATLRLLGVKPGSDSAEITLTAPISGWILETMVEPGQRVEAPAALVKIGNLRQLSLEIPLTPAQAKDVQAGQTVTIRDSQLSGTVRALQPALDNAQNVIVRADITQEDSTTLHPGQTVKVTLQSSSNAGEAAASIPTSGLVWSGDQAYVFTESAEGFTPTAVKIVQQNDTQATISGLPADSRIATKGVAALKAKWQEAEE
- a CDS encoding LuxR C-terminal-related transcriptional regulator produces the protein MPRTNELFFINLLIIITLLNIYDFYNDYGEYQNGEYSIVNLALEAFVILASTLGIAFLIRVIQQRGREVDTLRQQLKTTRKDLSETNDKMRQASRQYSEVIQEQLTTWDFTPSEKEIAQLLLKGLSFDEIASVRDSKEKTVRQQATAIYRKSGLNGRHEFAAWFFEDFLH